The proteins below are encoded in one region of Belonocnema kinseyi isolate 2016_QV_RU_SX_M_011 chromosome 3, B_treatae_v1, whole genome shotgun sequence:
- the LOC117169542 gene encoding uncharacterized protein LOC117169542, with product MKIRIRILLLTYAVFQNFDDLNAMHPGSGANVGVHGIDQRSDAHIGLNTMYPESIMNVRENAMDLAELPCLEGSALYVNDAAYRTARKHLRAVERLPIPKNVTVFYGLRPIELWLDPITKKVFHAYFDGCYLPQPSYYARYNFLTRWVRLKDERHIDHDIVAYVGDQGRLIGVRAAVLPKGTRAINVTPDRWLIVHLKHKFDVIVNTEQKKVHGIIPQKGNLFGYEYKKRYLANVANIKFWWYEVGENGKPSGAGLVEDYFYPTGESFLLPGPAGKEKKIIGRPRIKSLNEVENVEASSSRRSIVRPRIIPLDEIGVAKPPAGKSLVFKLPKGL from the exons ATGAAAATACGTATCCGCATTCTGCTGCTGACCTACGCGGTTTTTCAGAACTTTGATG ATTTGAATGCAATGCACCCAGGATCAGGTGCAAACGTTGGAGTACATGGAATTGATCAAAGATCAGATGCACACATTGGATTAAATACAATGTATCCAGAATCAATTATGAACGTACGAGAAAATGCAATGGATTTAGCAGAACTTCCATGCTTAGAAGGATCGGCATTGTATGTGAATGATGCTGCATATAGAACAGCCAGAAAGCATTTGCGAGCTGTAGAAAGACTCCCAAtccctaaaaatgtaactgttttttatgGACTTAGGCCAATTGAACTGTGGCTTGATCcgattacaaaaaaagtatttcatgCTTATTTTGATGGCTGTTATCTTCCCCAACCATCATACTATGcacgttacaattttttaacccgTTGGGTTAGGTTAAAGGATGAGCGTCATATTGACCATGACATAGTGGCTTATGTAGGTGATCAAGGGAGGCTTATCGGAGTCAGGGCAGCGGTATTGCCAAAAG gtacACGGGCGATCAATGTTACACCAGACAGATGGTTAATCGTTCACCTTAAGCATAAATTTGATGTAATTGTAAATACTGAGCAAAAGAAAGTGCATGGAATTATACCTCAAAAAGGAAATCTTTTTGGTTATGAATATAAGAAAAGATATCTAGCAAATGTTGCCAATATAAAATTTTGGTGGTACGAAGTCGGCGAAAACGGAAAACCTTCGGGAGCTGGATTGGTCGAGGATTATTTTTATCCTACAGGAGAGAGTTTTCTTTTACCCGGACCCgcaggaaaagaaaaaaagataattggTCGACCaagaataaaatctttaaatgaaGTTGAAAATGTGGAAGCCTCCAGCAGTCGTCGATCCATTGTTCGACCAAGAATAATACCCTTAGATGAAATTGGGGTCGCGAAACCTCCAGCAGGGAAAAGTTTAGTATTTAAATTACCTAAAGGATTATAA